A genomic segment from bacterium encodes:
- a CDS encoding phosphatidate cytidylyltransferase, giving the protein MSSGVLRIIAAVVAIPFFVAATISGGWYFFILIELLIIFGVLEAAKLAQQKNALPQVVLLVGFSIVWAGLFQFNLSFFALPVILIFLLAVLLVELFRNEGSAILNISTTIFSFLYVSLMMTSLLMLRRIPIERHLPDMAGAQLIFVVLSGIWACDTLAYYGGRLFGRHKFFERVSPKKTWEGAVTGFFGALLGVWLVGWIYEISGNTFILTLPQTFVIGFFAGTLGQLGDLAESLLKRDAQVKDSGTLIPGHGGILDRFDSLLFVAPATYIFVYYFIFS; this is encoded by the coding sequence GTGAGTTCAGGTGTTTTACGTATTATTGCGGCCGTAGTCGCTATTCCTTTTTTTGTCGCGGCAACGATTTCAGGTGGATGGTATTTTTTTATCTTGATAGAATTGTTAATAATTTTTGGCGTGTTGGAGGCGGCGAAATTGGCACAACAAAAAAATGCGTTGCCTCAAGTGGTTTTGCTAGTCGGATTTTCAATTGTGTGGGCGGGATTATTCCAGTTTAATCTTTCATTTTTCGCGCTGCCGGTGATACTGATTTTTTTATTGGCTGTCTTATTGGTGGAATTATTCCGCAATGAAGGGTCGGCCATATTGAATATTTCAACTACGATATTTTCATTTTTGTATGTGTCTTTGATGATGACCAGTTTATTGATGTTGCGTCGTATACCGATAGAACGGCATCTGCCGGACATGGCCGGAGCGCAATTAATTTTTGTTGTACTGAGCGGAATATGGGCATGTGATACGTTGGCCTATTACGGAGGCCGGCTTTTCGGGCGTCATAAATTTTTTGAGAGGGTGAGTCCAAAGAAAACATGGGAAGGCGCTGTAACGGGTTTTTTCGGCGCGTTATTAGGAGTATGGTTGGTTGGATGGATTTATGAAATTTCAGGTAATACATTTATTCTCACATTGCCGCAGACATTTGTTATTGGTTTTTTTGCTGGAACTTTGGGCCAATTAGGTGATCTGGCCGAATCCTTACTCAAAAGAGACGCCCAAGTAAAAGATTCCGGAACGCTCATTCCGGGACATGGCGGAATTTTGGACAGATTTGACAGCTTGCTGTTCGTGGCCCCGGCAACTTATATTTTCGTATATTATTTTATCTTCAGCTAA
- a CDS encoding polyprenyl synthetase family protein, with translation MKAAFPDVSSLVASINKTIFSYIRKKKPITLYEPPQYLFQGGGKRLRAVMLVLCSALNGRNYHHALHAAAAVEILHNFSLIHDDIMDNDDMRRGRKTIHKKWNQNIAILSGDFLAAAAYKALSQCPKEVLPHVSNIFADGFIELCEGQALDKEFETQPSVTEKDYMNMIRQKTAVLFSAATRIGGVVGGVSYGQEKALRDFGLHFGLAFQIQDDLLDIISDETTFGKNIGSDLIEKKKTYLSILASKSKTGRRLLNTFSPVHSESRHRELLAEFINFLDTSGIQKQTLKQIDHHFKSALKNLNGFKNTHAKNRLIEITHQAWHRSY, from the coding sequence TTGAAAGCGGCCTTCCCCGACGTGTCATCGCTCGTCGCCAGCATTAACAAGACGATTTTTTCATATATTCGCAAAAAAAAACCAATCACGCTGTATGAACCGCCCCAATATTTATTTCAAGGCGGTGGTAAAAGACTGCGTGCCGTCATGCTGGTTTTATGCAGTGCACTGAACGGCCGCAATTATCATCATGCTTTGCACGCCGCGGCCGCTGTTGAAATTTTACATAATTTTTCGCTCATCCATGACGACATCATGGACAACGACGATATGCGGCGCGGGCGGAAAACGATTCACAAAAAATGGAATCAGAATATCGCCATTTTATCCGGTGATTTTCTTGCTGCAGCGGCTTATAAGGCACTAAGCCAGTGCCCCAAGGAAGTTTTGCCGCATGTTTCGAATATTTTTGCCGACGGATTTATCGAGTTATGCGAAGGACAGGCGCTGGACAAAGAATTCGAAACGCAGCCATCCGTAACCGAAAAAGATTATATGAACATGATTCGCCAAAAAACCGCCGTTCTGTTCAGTGCAGCCACCCGTATCGGAGGTGTCGTCGGCGGCGTTTCGTACGGACAGGAAAAAGCGCTTCGGGATTTTGGTCTTCATTTCGGATTGGCTTTTCAGATTCAGGACGACTTGCTCGATATCATTTCCGATGAGACTACTTTCGGTAAAAACATAGGCAGTGATCTGATCGAAAAGAAAAAAACGTACCTTTCGATCCTTGCTTCTAAAAGCAAAACCGGTCGCCGATTACTTAATACTTTCAGCCCAGTGCATTCCGAATCGCGGCATCGCGAACTTCTCGCCGAATTTATCAATTTTCTGGATACCAGCGGTATTCAGAAACAAACGCTAAAACAGATTGACCACCATTTTAAATCGGCTTTAAAAAATTTAAACGGATTTAAAAACACGCACGCTAAAAATCGCCTGATTGAAATTACACACCAGGCGTGGCACCGATCGTATTGA
- a CDS encoding Trm112 family protein encodes MLNKELLKILVCPACKTTLKENGETLLCTNSECRRQYPVKDNIPVMLIDESKIIERSLFDQTVN; translated from the coding sequence ATGCTTAATAAAGAACTTCTCAAAATTCTTGTCTGTCCAGCGTGCAAAACCACTCTGAAAGAAAACGGCGAAACGCTTCTTTGTACCAATTCAGAATGCCGTCGTCAATATCCCGTGAAAGACAATATTCCGGTCATGTTGATCGACGAGTCTAAAATTATTGAGCGCAGCCTTTTTGATCAAACCGTAAACTAA
- a CDS encoding HPr family phosphocarrier protein: MEREIIVSNKAGIHARPAALLVKTASKFDSDVFFSCDGTEVNAKSIMSVMMLAAAMGSTVKIKVEGSDEAEAMAALIALFESKFNEE, translated from the coding sequence ATCGAACGAGAAATTATTGTCTCCAATAAAGCCGGCATTCACGCCAGGCCGGCCGCACTGTTAGTCAAAACAGCCAGTAAATTTGATTCCGACGTTTTTTTCTCATGCGACGGAACGGAAGTCAACGCCAAAAGCATTATGAGCGTCATGATGTTGGCGGCCGCAATGGGCAGCACGGTTAAAATCAAAGTTGAAGGCTCCGATGAAGCGGAAGCCATGGCCGCACTGATTGCTTTATTTGAAAGTAAATTCAACGAAGAATAA
- the rpmG gene encoding 50S ribosomal protein L33 has protein sequence MAKGKGNRIVITMECTTCKTSNVPGVSRYTTEKNKKNDAERLEVMKYCRYERKHTLHKETR, from the coding sequence ATGGCAAAAGGTAAAGGTAATCGCATCGTCATCACGATGGAGTGTACGACATGCAAAACCAGTAACGTTCCGGGTGTTTCCCGTTATACGACAGAGAAAAATAAGAAAAACGACGCTGAGCGTCTGGAAGTGATGAAATATTGCCGCTACGAACGGAAACACACCCTTCACAAAGAAACCCGTTAA